The following proteins are co-located in the Pseudomonas cavernae genome:
- a CDS encoding FAD-binding oxidoreductase, which yields MTHSALIEELKTLVEPGKVLTDADSLNAYGKDWTKHFAPAPLAIAFPKSIEQVQAIVRWANERKVALVPSGGRTGLSAAAVAANGEVVVAFDYMNQILAFNEFDRTVVCQPGVVTEQLQTFAEEQGLYYPVDFASAGSSQLGGNIGTNAGGIKVIRYGMTRNWVAGLKVVTGKGDLLELNKDLIKNATGYDLRQLFIGAEGTLGFVVEATMRLDRAPQNLTAMVLGTPDFDSIMPVLHAFQNKLDLTAFEFFSDKALAKILARGDVPAPFDSECPFYALLEFEASTEEVANAALATFEHCVEQGWVVDGVMSQSEQQLANLWKLREYISETIAHWTPYKNDISVTVGKVPAFLHDIDAIVEQNYPDFEVIWFGHIGDGNLHLNILKPDALSKDEFFAKCATVNQWVFETVQKYNGSISAEHGVGMTKRDYLSYSRSEAEIAYMKAIKAAFDPNGIMNPGKIFPV from the coding sequence ATGACCCACTCCGCCCTGATCGAAGAGCTGAAGACCCTGGTTGAGCCCGGCAAGGTCCTCACCGATGCCGACTCCCTGAATGCCTACGGCAAGGACTGGACCAAGCATTTCGCCCCGGCGCCGCTGGCCATCGCGTTTCCCAAGAGCATCGAGCAGGTGCAGGCGATCGTGCGCTGGGCCAACGAACGCAAGGTCGCCCTGGTGCCATCGGGCGGCCGTACCGGGCTGTCCGCCGCCGCGGTCGCGGCCAATGGCGAGGTGGTGGTGGCCTTCGACTACATGAACCAGATTCTCGCCTTCAACGAGTTCGACCGCACCGTGGTGTGCCAGCCGGGGGTGGTCACCGAGCAGCTGCAGACCTTCGCCGAAGAGCAGGGCCTGTACTACCCGGTCGACTTCGCCTCCGCCGGTTCCAGTCAGCTGGGCGGCAACATCGGCACCAATGCCGGCGGGATCAAGGTGATTCGCTACGGCATGACCCGCAACTGGGTGGCCGGGCTGAAGGTCGTCACCGGCAAGGGCGACCTGCTCGAGCTGAACAAGGACCTGATCAAGAACGCCACCGGCTACGACCTGCGCCAGCTGTTCATCGGCGCCGAAGGCACCCTCGGCTTCGTCGTCGAGGCGACCATGCGCCTCGATCGCGCGCCGCAGAACCTCACGGCGATGGTCCTCGGCACCCCCGACTTCGACTCGATCATGCCGGTGCTGCACGCCTTCCAGAACAAGCTGGACTTGACCGCCTTCGAATTCTTCTCCGACAAGGCCCTGGCCAAGATCCTCGCCCGCGGCGACGTACCGGCGCCGTTCGACAGCGAGTGCCCGTTCTACGCCCTGCTGGAATTCGAGGCGAGCACCGAAGAGGTGGCCAACGCCGCGCTGGCGACCTTCGAGCATTGCGTCGAGCAGGGTTGGGTGGTCGACGGGGTGATGAGCCAGAGCGAGCAGCAGCTGGCCAACCTGTGGAAGCTGCGCGAGTACATCTCGGAAACCATCGCCCACTGGACCCCGTACAAGAACGACATCTCGGTCACCGTCGGCAAGGTGCCGGCGTTCCTGCACGACATCGACGCGATCGTCGAGCAGAACTATCCGGACTTCGAGGTCATCTGGTTCGGCCACATCGGCGACGGCAACCTGCACCTGAACATCCTCAAACCGGACGCGCTGAGCAAGGACGAGTTCTTCGCCAAGTGCGCGACGGTCAACCAGTGGGTGTTCGAGACCGTGCAGAAGTACAACGGTTCGATCTCCGCCGAGCACGGGGTCGGCATGACCAAGCGCGACTACCTGAGCTACAGCCGTTCGGAGGCGGAAATCGCCTACATGAAGGCGATCAAGGCGGCGTTCGACCCCAACGGGATCATGAACCCCGGCAAGATCTTCCCGGTCTGA
- a CDS encoding alpha/beta hydrolase — protein sequence MPERFQPELLRSHLHTLVEPALEPPQLVAYRAFYGLEFAGAHGRMGLFPAAGYQIVAQAWWPAQPRGTLLLQHGYYDHVGLYRHLIGWALERGFAVLACDLPGHGLSSGARASIDDFAEYQTVLAGLFEQSAALGLPTPWHLCGQSTGGAILIDYLLRGEVREEVAETLLLAPLVRPRAWCWSKFSYRLLKPFVASIPRRFSANSNDAEFLEFIQRDPLQPLTLPTAWVGALAHWVPYIEAAPPSGRRPLIVQGEADETVDWRHNLDVLEDKFAGPELLLLPEARHHLVNESAPLRRCYLDFLRERLA from the coding sequence ATGCCTGAGCGTTTCCAGCCCGAATTGCTGCGTTCCCATCTGCACACCCTGGTGGAGCCCGCACTCGAGCCACCGCAGTTGGTCGCCTACCGGGCCTTCTACGGTCTGGAGTTCGCCGGCGCGCACGGCCGCATGGGGCTGTTCCCGGCGGCTGGCTACCAGATCGTCGCCCAGGCCTGGTGGCCCGCGCAGCCGCGCGGCACGCTGCTGCTGCAGCACGGCTACTACGACCATGTCGGTCTGTACCGCCATCTGATCGGTTGGGCGCTGGAGCGGGGCTTCGCCGTGCTCGCCTGCGATCTGCCCGGCCACGGCCTGTCCAGCGGTGCGCGCGCCAGCATCGACGATTTCGCCGAGTACCAAACGGTGCTCGCCGGGCTGTTCGAGCAGTCGGCGGCGCTGGGCCTGCCGACGCCCTGGCACCTGTGCGGGCAGAGCACCGGCGGGGCGATCCTGATCGACTACCTGCTGCGCGGCGAGGTGCGCGAGGAAGTGGCCGAGACGCTGTTGCTGGCGCCGCTGGTACGGCCGCGCGCCTGGTGCTGGTCGAAGTTCAGCTATCGGCTGCTCAAGCCCTTCGTCGCCAGCATCCCGCGGCGCTTCAGCGCCAACTCCAACGATGCGGAATTTCTCGAGTTCATTCAGCGTGACCCGTTGCAGCCGCTGACCCTGCCGACCGCCTGGGTCGGCGCGCTGGCGCACTGGGTGCCCTATATCGAGGCGGCGCCGCCCAGCGGCCGGCGGCCGCTGATCGTCCAGGGCGAGGCCGACGAGACGGTGGACTGGCGGCACAATCTCGACGTGCTGGAGGACAAGTTCGCCGGCCCCGAGCTGCTGCTGCTGCCCGAGGCGCGCCATCATCTGGTCAATGAAAGCGCGCCGTTGCGCCGGTGCTACCTGGACTTCCTGCGCGAACGCCTGGCGTAG
- a CDS encoding extracellular solute-binding protein, giving the protein MLLKQKPLLAMYNSDGTIERMAAGEVAMHQQWNGAFHRAHAQRATLTYVYPKEGINLFIDNFAIPKDASNVEEAHVFINWMMQPENIAAASNFAKYNNAIAGSDPFMDKALFDDPAINTPQDKLARLTPFKLCSPKALALRSKVWTKLKK; this is encoded by the coding sequence GTGCTGCTCAAGCAGAAGCCCCTGCTGGCCATGTACAACAGTGACGGCACCATCGAACGCATGGCCGCCGGCGAAGTCGCCATGCACCAGCAGTGGAACGGCGCCTTCCACCGCGCCCACGCGCAGCGCGCGACCCTCACCTACGTCTATCCGAAGGAAGGCATCAACCTGTTCATCGACAACTTCGCGATCCCCAAGGACGCCAGCAACGTCGAGGAAGCGCACGTCTTCATCAACTGGATGATGCAGCCGGAGAACATCGCCGCTGCCTCCAACTTCGCCAAGTACAACAACGCCATCGCCGGCTCTGACCCGTTCATGGACAAGGCGCTGTTCGATGACCCGGCGATCAACACGCCGCAGGACAAGCTCGCGCGCCTGACGCCGTTCAAGCTCTGCTCGCCGAAGGCCCTGGCCTTGCGCAGCAAGGTGTGGACCAAGCTGAAGAAGTAG
- a CDS encoding NirD/YgiW/YdeI family stress tolerance protein, with amino-acid sequence MKRQALALLFVPLLSTAALAAGGYSGPGNTPQVTTVAAALEAADDTPVLLTGQIVKRVKGDKYEFKDASGTIQVEIDDDDWPPQTISETAKVKLAGEVERDLTGREVDVDLVELAK; translated from the coding sequence ATGAAACGCCAAGCCCTAGCCCTGCTGTTCGTGCCCCTGCTGTCCACCGCCGCCCTGGCCGCGGGTGGCTACAGCGGCCCGGGCAACACCCCGCAGGTGACCACGGTCGCCGCCGCCCTGGAAGCCGCCGACGATACGCCGGTGCTGCTGACCGGGCAGATCGTCAAGCGCGTGAAGGGCGACAAGTACGAGTTCAAGGACGCCAGCGGCACCATCCAGGTCGAGATCGATGACGACGACTGGCCGCCGCAGACCATCTCGGAAACCGCCAAGGTCAAGCTGGCCGGCGAGGTCGAACGCGATCTGACCGGTCGCGAGGTCGACGTCGATCTCGTCGAGCTGGCCAAGTGA
- a CDS encoding DUF6436 domain-containing protein has product MPLPRRKTLFAGLLAVVWLLAMLVAFWWFEGRYVRPFGTQTALFSGAQLRLPAELAGPGPIRVVHFWDPACPCNVGNQQHLAELLARFVPQGVRFYAVQKAGSRGQLPPTLSAIEALPALPGSAQLPASPAVGIWDQQGRLAYFGPYSEGATCTSSNSFIEPTLEALAAGRAVNASNTLAVGCFCNWAPPD; this is encoded by the coding sequence ATGCCCCTGCCCCGCCGCAAAACCCTGTTCGCCGGCCTGCTCGCCGTGGTCTGGCTGCTCGCCATGCTCGTCGCCTTCTGGTGGTTCGAGGGCCGCTATGTGCGACCGTTCGGCACCCAGACCGCGCTGTTCAGCGGCGCCCAGCTGCGCCTGCCGGCCGAACTGGCCGGACCCGGGCCGATTCGCGTGGTGCATTTCTGGGACCCGGCCTGCCCCTGCAACGTCGGCAACCAGCAGCACCTAGCCGAGTTGCTGGCGCGTTTCGTGCCGCAGGGGGTGAGGTTCTACGCGGTGCAGAAAGCCGGCAGCCGCGGCCAGTTGCCGCCGACCCTAAGCGCCATCGAGGCGCTGCCGGCGCTGCCCGGCAGTGCACAGTTGCCGGCCAGCCCGGCGGTGGGCATCTGGGACCAGCAGGGCCGCCTGGCCTATTTCGGCCCCTACAGCGAGGGCGCCACCTGCACCTCGAGCAACAGTTTCATCGAGCCGACTCTCGAAGCGCTCGCCGCCGGCCGCGCGGTCAACGCCAGCAATACCCTGGCGGTCGGCTGCTTTTGCAACTGGGCGCCCCCCGACTAA
- a CDS encoding SdiA-regulated domain-containing protein: MPLTFSSMLRPRWLAPAFCLLAVTVLAKAWHWDERAWLWLQELGVGQSARAASVWLPGYRAVIQAKPLAGLDDDEPSDLTYNPASQTLFTVTGMDPQLVELSLTGEVLRRIALVGFANPEGVAMLADGNMAITDERRRTLSIFKLSPLTLELNALDTAERDLGFADSGNKGFEGIAWDPARQRLLLGKERTPTALFSWSSDGGPSLSGAMQPLPSEQLYMRNLSALSVDPRTGHTLVLSAQSSLLLELDERGEPVSFISLLGGFNGLHRKIPRAEGVAIDEQGTIYMVSEPNLFYVFRKEPAAAKAN, from the coding sequence ATGCCCCTCACTTTCTCTTCCATGTTGCGTCCGCGCTGGCTGGCGCCGGCGTTCTGCCTGTTGGCCGTTACGGTGCTGGCCAAGGCTTGGCACTGGGACGAGCGCGCCTGGCTGTGGCTGCAGGAGCTCGGCGTCGGCCAGAGCGCGCGCGCCGCCAGTGTCTGGCTACCCGGCTACCGGGCGGTGATCCAGGCCAAGCCGCTGGCCGGGTTGGACGACGACGAGCCTTCCGACCTGACCTACAACCCGGCGAGCCAGACCCTGTTCACCGTGACCGGGATGGATCCGCAATTGGTCGAGCTGAGCCTCACCGGCGAGGTGCTGCGGCGCATCGCCCTGGTCGGTTTCGCCAACCCCGAAGGGGTGGCCATGTTGGCCGACGGCAATATGGCGATCACCGACGAGCGCCGGCGCACCCTGTCGATCTTCAAGCTCAGCCCGCTGACCCTCGAGCTCAACGCCCTGGATACCGCCGAGCGCGACCTTGGCTTTGCCGATTCGGGCAACAAGGGCTTCGAGGGCATCGCCTGGGACCCGGCGCGCCAGCGCCTGCTGCTCGGCAAGGAGCGTACGCCGACCGCGCTGTTCAGTTGGAGTAGCGATGGCGGACCGAGCCTCAGCGGGGCGATGCAGCCGCTGCCCAGCGAGCAGCTGTATATGCGCAACCTCTCGGCGCTGAGCGTCGATCCGCGCACCGGCCACACCCTGGTGCTGTCGGCGCAGTCCAGCCTGCTGCTGGAGCTCGACGAGCGTGGCGAGCCGGTCAGTTTCATCAGCCTGCTCGGCGGCTTCAACGGCCTGCACCGCAAGATCCCGCGCGCCGAAGGCGTGGCCATCGACGAGCAGGGCACCATCTACATGGTCAGCGAGCCGAACCTGTTCTACGTGTTCCGCAAGGAGCCGGCGGCCGCCAAGGCGAATTAA
- a CDS encoding DUF523 domain-containing protein: MHKILVSRCLLGQRVRYDGGAHGPFDLLAQWQAEGRLVPICPEVAGGLPTPRPPAEIPGGQGGAVLDGRQRVLTADGTDVSAAFVDGAEQALALVRAHGIRLAVLKARSPSCGNRENYDGSFSGRKVAGEGVTAALLRRAGVQVFSEEELPAAAEALAALEAQGG, from the coding sequence ATGCACAAAATCCTGGTCAGCCGCTGCCTGCTCGGCCAGCGGGTGCGCTATGACGGCGGCGCCCACGGGCCCTTCGACCTGCTCGCGCAGTGGCAGGCGGAGGGCCGGCTGGTGCCGATCTGCCCGGAAGTGGCCGGCGGCCTGCCGACTCCGCGGCCGCCGGCGGAGATTCCCGGTGGTCAGGGCGGCGCGGTGCTCGACGGCCGCCAGCGGGTGCTGACGGCGGACGGCACGGATGTCAGCGCCGCCTTTGTCGACGGCGCCGAGCAGGCGCTGGCGCTGGTGCGGGCCCATGGCATCCGCCTGGCGGTGCTCAAGGCGCGCAGCCCGTCATGCGGCAACCGGGAGAATTACGACGGCAGCTTCAGCGGCCGCAAGGTCGCCGGCGAAGGCGTCACCGCCGCCCTGTTGCGCCGCGCCGGGGTGCAGGTGTTCAGCGAGGAGGAGTTGCCGGCGGCCGCCGAGGCGCTGGCGGCGCTGGAGGCGCAGGGCGGCTAG
- a CDS encoding DUF6160 family protein: MLQLRPLLPAVACLTALLAGPSQAALLDLDNQSLSAIAGQAGINLRIDLQAQISQIRWNDDGGSLSLRNIKIDNGCVNPGDCPNGAGGSFAFGPAQLGASVPILGINVPTLQVDVVTAANGQQRLQLTLPDLTTINEQMLQSGLPPLRIRARVEGDLYVGDSRLGTLAIRDITDLRGTIRVWGH; the protein is encoded by the coding sequence ATACTTCAGCTCCGCCCGCTGCTGCCCGCAGTCGCCTGTCTCACCGCGCTGCTGGCCGGCCCTAGCCAGGCGGCGCTGCTCGACCTCGACAACCAGAGCCTCAGCGCCATCGCCGGCCAAGCCGGGATCAACCTGCGCATCGACCTGCAGGCGCAGATCAGCCAGATCCGCTGGAACGACGACGGCGGCAGCCTGTCGCTGCGCAACATCAAGATCGACAACGGCTGCGTCAATCCCGGCGACTGCCCCAACGGCGCCGGCGGCAGCTTCGCCTTCGGCCCGGCGCAGCTCGGGGCGAGCGTGCCAATCCTGGGCATCAACGTGCCGACCCTGCAGGTCGATGTGGTCACCGCCGCCAACGGCCAGCAGCGGCTGCAGCTAACCCTGCCGGATCTGACCACCATCAACGAGCAGATGCTGCAAAGCGGCCTGCCGCCGCTGCGCATCCGCGCGCGCGTGGAAGGCGACCTGTACGTCGGCGACAGCCGCCTGGGGACATTAGCGATCCGCGACATCACCGACCTGCGCGGCACCATCAGAGTCTGGGGCCACTGA
- a CDS encoding fumarylacetoacetate hydrolase family protein produces MSYQHQYRDGTHIHFPLGKVVCIGRNYAEHAKELNNPLPSEPLLFIKPGSCVVPLDEGFSIPADRGVVHYEAEIAVLIGKPLSRTPNREEVLDAISGFAPALDLTLRDVQAKLKDKGYPWEVAKAFDGACVLAPFVPGDAVEDLTDIGIRLTINGELRQDGNSGAMLNPIVPMIQHICGHFSLQAGDVLLTGTPAGVGPLHSGDELLLELVGHSRFASRVL; encoded by the coding sequence ATGAGCTACCAGCACCAATACCGCGACGGCACCCATATCCACTTCCCGCTCGGCAAGGTGGTGTGCATCGGCCGCAACTACGCCGAGCACGCCAAGGAGCTGAACAACCCGCTGCCCAGCGAGCCGCTGCTGTTCATCAAGCCGGGCAGCTGCGTGGTGCCGCTGGACGAGGGCTTCAGCATTCCCGCCGACCGCGGCGTGGTGCATTACGAGGCGGAGATCGCCGTGCTGATTGGCAAGCCGCTGTCGCGCACACCGAACCGCGAGGAGGTGCTGGACGCCATTTCCGGCTTCGCCCCGGCGCTCGACCTGACCCTGCGCGACGTGCAGGCCAAGCTCAAGGACAAGGGCTACCCCTGGGAAGTGGCCAAGGCCTTCGACGGCGCCTGCGTGCTGGCGCCCTTCGTGCCGGGCGATGCGGTGGAGGACCTGACCGACATCGGCATTCGCCTGACGATCAACGGCGAGCTGCGCCAGGACGGCAACAGCGGCGCCATGCTTAACCCGATCGTGCCGATGATCCAGCACATCTGTGGCCACTTCAGCCTGCAAGCCGGCGATGTGCTGCTCACCGGCACGCCGGCGGGCGTCGGCCCGCTGCACAGCGGCGACGAACTGCTGCTGGAACTGGTCGGTCACTCGCGTTTCGCCAGCCGGGTGTTGTAA
- a CDS encoding DUF2059 domain-containing protein, which translates to MRALLACVLLLLSLPSLADDHSQLYQVAGWPQQRAHFSAALQAAQQRYRSTLPPAVYQALVDNSNQRFAAQAMDQRAQAMLRQQLGDPRPALQFFQSPLGRKIVAAEVKATSKEQLLQNANGLPKIQADATRRLLINHLSRALPAKEAGAEVSLALAGVAADSLSQMMPGLLGGAQAQGLLESQRQRLMEQIGADLDNTLLHVYRELSDPELEEFATFAESAEGKAYYQAALAAIRAGLAVGQSSANLAPAQPSI; encoded by the coding sequence ATGCGTGCCCTTCTCGCTTGTGTGTTGTTGCTGCTCAGTCTGCCCAGCCTGGCCGACGATCATTCCCAGCTCTATCAGGTGGCCGGCTGGCCGCAGCAGCGCGCGCACTTCAGCGCCGCCCTGCAGGCCGCCCAGCAGCGCTACCGCAGCACGCTGCCGCCGGCGGTATACCAGGCCCTGGTCGACAACAGCAACCAGCGCTTCGCCGCCCAGGCCATGGACCAACGCGCCCAGGCCATGCTGCGCCAGCAGCTCGGCGACCCGCGCCCGGCCCTGCAGTTCTTCCAGTCGCCGCTGGGACGCAAGATAGTCGCCGCCGAGGTCAAGGCCACCAGCAAAGAACAGCTGCTGCAGAACGCCAATGGCCTGCCGAAGATCCAAGCCGACGCCACCCGGCGCCTGCTGATCAATCACCTGTCCCGGGCCCTGCCGGCCAAGGAAGCCGGCGCCGAGGTCAGCCTGGCGCTGGCCGGCGTCGCCGCCGACAGCCTCAGCCAGATGATGCCCGGCCTGCTCGGCGGCGCTCAGGCCCAGGGCCTGCTGGAGAGCCAGCGCCAGCGGCTGATGGAGCAGATCGGCGCCGACCTGGACAATACCCTGCTGCACGTCTATCGCGAGCTGTCCGATCCGGAACTGGAAGAGTTCGCCACCTTCGCCGAATCCGCCGAAGGCAAGGCCTACTATCAGGCCGCCCTGGCGGCCATACGCGCCGGCCTGGCGGTGGGCCAGAGCAGCGCCAATCTGGCGCCGGCGCAGCCGAGCATCTGA
- the serA gene encoding phosphoglycerate dehydrogenase: protein MSSKTSLDKSKIKFLLLEGVHQNAVDTLKAAGYSNIEYLKGALSDDELKEKIADAHFIGIRSRTQLTAEVFDCAKRLVAVGCFCIGTNQVDLNAARERGIAVFNAPYSNTRSVAELVLAQAILLLRGIPEKNASCHRGGWIKSAANSFEIRGKKLGIVGYGSIGTQLSVLAEALGMQVYFYDTVTKLPLGNATQVGNLHELLGMADIVSLHVPELPSTQWMIGEQEIRAMKKGGILINAARGTVVELDHLAAAIKDEHLIGAAIDVFPVEPKSNDEEFESPLRGLDRVILTPHIGGSTAEAQANIGLEVAEKLVKYSDNGTSVSSVNFPEVALPAHPGKHRLLHIHENIPGVMSEINKVFAENGINISGQYLQTNDKVGYVVIDVDAEYSDLALEKIQHVTGTIRSRVLF, encoded by the coding sequence ATGAGCAGCAAGACCTCTCTCGACAAGAGCAAGATCAAGTTCCTTCTCCTCGAAGGTGTGCACCAGAACGCGGTGGATACCCTGAAAGCCGCCGGCTACAGCAACATCGAGTACCTGAAAGGCGCGCTGTCCGACGACGAGCTGAAGGAAAAGATCGCCGACGCCCATTTCATCGGCATCCGCTCGCGCACCCAGCTGACCGCCGAGGTCTTCGACTGCGCCAAGAGGCTGGTCGCGGTCGGCTGCTTCTGCATCGGCACCAACCAGGTCGACCTCAACGCGGCCCGCGAGCGCGGCATCGCGGTGTTCAACGCGCCCTATTCGAACACCCGCTCGGTCGCCGAGCTGGTGCTGGCCCAGGCCATCCTGCTGCTGCGCGGCATCCCCGAGAAGAACGCCTCCTGCCACCGCGGCGGCTGGATCAAGTCGGCGGCCAACTCCTTCGAGATCCGCGGCAAGAAGCTCGGCATCGTCGGCTACGGCTCGATCGGCACCCAGCTGTCGGTGCTCGCCGAAGCCCTGGGCATGCAGGTGTACTTCTACGACACGGTGACCAAGCTGCCGCTCGGTAACGCCACCCAGGTCGGCAACCTGCACGAGCTGCTGGGCATGGCCGACATCGTGTCCCTGCACGTGCCGGAACTGCCGTCGACCCAGTGGATGATCGGCGAGCAGGAAATCCGCGCGATGAAGAAGGGCGGCATCCTGATCAACGCCGCGCGCGGCACCGTGGTCGAGCTGGATCACCTGGCCGCCGCGATCAAGGACGAGCATCTGATCGGCGCAGCCATCGACGTGTTCCCGGTCGAGCCGAAGTCCAATGACGAAGAGTTCGAGAGCCCGCTGCGGGGCCTGGACCGGGTGATCCTCACCCCGCACATCGGTGGCTCGACTGCCGAGGCGCAGGCCAACATCGGCCTGGAAGTGGCCGAGAAGTTGGTCAAGTACAGCGACAACGGCACCTCGGTATCGTCCGTGAACTTCCCCGAAGTGGCTCTGCCGGCTCACCCGGGCAAGCACCGCCTGCTGCACATCCACGAGAACATCCCGGGTGTGATGAGCGAAATCAACAAGGTGTTCGCCGAGAACGGCATCAACATCTCCGGCCAGTACCTGCAGACCAACGACAAGGTCGGCTACGTGGTGATCGACGTCGACGCCGAGTACTCCGACCTGGCCCTGGAGAAGATCCAGCACGTCACCGGCACCATCCGCAGCCGCGTGCTGTTCTAA
- a CDS encoding 2OG-Fe(II) oxygenase has product MPMNANHPLFLRIADDLATYGWSHQSIFLPEDLTRELASECHSRAQQGALSPAGIGRGAGQQVREGVRGDRIQWLEAGQSAACDRYLELMNGLRQALNQGLYLGLADYESHFACYAPGAFYQRHVDRFRDDDRRVVSVVLYLNHGWLPQQGGALRLYLPAAAGERSHEIAPLGGSLVVFRSELPHEVLPASRERLSLAGWFRRRGEGPL; this is encoded by the coding sequence ATGCCTATGAACGCCAACCACCCGCTATTTCTACGGATCGCCGACGACCTGGCCACGTACGGCTGGTCGCACCAGAGCATCTTCTTGCCTGAGGATCTGACCCGCGAACTGGCCTCGGAGTGCCATAGCCGCGCGCAACAGGGCGCCCTCAGTCCCGCCGGCATCGGCCGCGGCGCCGGTCAGCAGGTGCGCGAAGGCGTGCGCGGCGACCGCATCCAGTGGCTGGAGGCCGGCCAGTCGGCGGCCTGCGACCGCTACCTGGAACTGATGAACGGCCTGCGCCAGGCGCTCAATCAAGGCCTGTATCTGGGCCTGGCGGATTACGAAAGCCACTTCGCCTGCTATGCGCCGGGGGCGTTCTATCAACGCCATGTCGACCGCTTCCGCGACGACGACCGCCGCGTGGTGTCGGTGGTGCTCTACCTCAACCACGGCTGGCTGCCGCAGCAAGGCGGCGCTTTGCGCCTGTACCTGCCAGCGGCGGCGGGTGAGCGCAGCCACGAGATCGCCCCGCTGGGCGGCAGCCTGGTGGTGTTCCGCTCCGAACTGCCCCATGAAGTGCTGCCGGCCAGCCGCGAGCGCCTGTCGCTGGCCGGCTGGTTCCGCCGCCGCGGTGAGGGGCCGCTGTAG